The following is a genomic window from Niabella soli DSM 19437.
CGTGGGTCAGGCAGGATTGGATAGTGTGAGCGACGTGGTGCAGGGCATTGTGGTAATGCGGAAAGGCGAAAACCCGCGGGAGGTATTAAAAGGCGTGAAGGATAAAGTAAATGAGTTGAATACCAAAATACTTCCCAGGGATGTAAAACTGGAAACCTTTTACGACCGCGATAACCTGATGGATTTTACCACCCACACCGTATTGCATAACCTTGTGGAAGGCATCGTTTTTGTAACGGTGATCGTGTTCCTGTTTATGGCCGACTGGCGCACCACGCTGATCGTATCCATTATTATACCGCTGGCCCTGCTCTTTGCGTTCCTTTGTTTGAAAGTGGCGGGCATGAGCGCAAACCTGCTTTCATTGGGGGCCGTAGACTTTGGGATCATTATTGACGGCGCGGTGGTGATGGTAGAAGGCGTGTTCGTTATGCTCGATCATAAGGCGAAGCAATACGGGATGGAGAAATTCAACAAGCTGGCAAAAGCCGGCTGGATCCGGCAAACGGGCACTGGTCTGGGTAAAGCCATCTTTTTTTCAAAGTTGATTATTATCACTTCTCTTATTCCCATCTTTTCTTTCCAGAAAGTGGAAGGCAAAATGTTCTCACCCCTGGCCTATACCCTGGGCTTCGCGCTTATGGGGGCGCTATTGTTCACGTTGACATTGGTGCCGGTACTTTCTCATATTCTTTTAAATAAAAATGTAAAGGAGAAGCACAATGTGTTTGTGGAGTTCTGGGACCGCATCGTTGAAAAAGGATTCCGCTTCACGTTTCGAAATAAACGGTTAAGCCTGTTGGTGGCGTTGGCGTTCCTGGGCGTGACCTTGTTTTCTGCAACTTTTCTCGGAACAGAATTCCTGCCGCAGCTAAACGAAGGCTCCCTGTGGGTTACAGCGGAAATGCCCATGAGCACCTCATTACGGGAATCAATGAAAACAACCGATGAGCTGAAAAACGTGATCCGGAGTTTTCCCGAAGTCACCGGCGTACTTTCGCAAACTGGAAGAAGTAACGACGGAACCGACCCCAATGGTTTTGGATTTGTACAGTTTGCTGTGAACCTGAAGCCGAAGGAAGAGTGGAAGCGGAAGATAACGATGGATAAGCTGATCGAGGAGATGGATGAAAAATTGAAGAAATACCAGGGCATCACCTTTAACTATTCGCAACCCATTTCTGATAATGTTGCAGAAGCAGTGGCCGGCTTCAAGGCAGAAAATGGGGTTAAAATTTATGGTGATAATCTTCAAACACTCGACGGGTTGGCCGAACAGGTATTGGAAAAAATAAAAACGGTTCCGGGCGTAAAAGAGCCGGGTATTATTAAGAATATCGGCCAGCCCGAAGTGAGTGTGCTACTGGATCGTAATAAAATGGCTGCTTACGGCGTACAACCGGCGGACGCCCAAGCCGTGCTGGAGATGGCTTTTGGGGGAAAAACAGCAACAGAAATGTTCGAGGGCGAACGCAAATTCGGGATCCGGCTGCGTTATGCTCCGGAATACCGGAAAGATGAAGAAGACATTGCGCGGCTGATGGTGCCCAGCCAGGACGGAGCGAAGATCCCATTGATAGAGATCGCCTCCATTGTAAAAGATAATGGCGCGGCCTTCATCTACCGGGATAATATCAAACGCTACATTGGAGTGAAATTCTCCATTCGCGACAGGGACCTGGGCAGCACCATTGCTGAAGCACAACAAAAAGTCGCCACGCTGAAAATACCCGATGGCTACAGCATTGGCTGGACCGGCCAGTTTGAGAACCAGGTGCGCGCATCGCACCGGCTGGCACAGGTGGTGCCCATCAGCATCATTATGATCTTTTTCCTGTTGTTTATTCTTTTTGGAAACATGAAAGATTCATTGCTGGTATTGGCAAATGTTCCTTTTGCGCTGATCGGGGGTATTATAGCGCTACACCTGACGCGGATGAATTTTGGTATTTCTGCCGGCGTTGGATTCATCGCCTTGTTCGGTATCTGTATACAAAACGGCGTGATCCTGATCTCTGAATTTCACTCTAATATAAAGGCGAATATGCCCATCAATTATGCAATACTGCAAGGGGTAAAAGTGCGTACCCGGCCGGTGGTGATGACGGCCTTAATGGCTTCTATCGGGTTGTTGCCCGCGGCCCTGTCAACCGGCATCGGTTCCGAATCGCAAAAGCCGCTGGCGATCGTGATCATCGGAGGCTTAATAACCGCAACGATTTTAACGCTGCTGATCTTCCCGATCATCTTCTGGATCTTTAACCGCACCAAAAAAGAAGCGATACAATAGTAACACAGAGCCCCTCAAATAATTATGATTATTATGCAGTCATCTTTTGCACTGCTATGAGCTTTGGTTGGATCCTGTCCCGCCGAAAGCCTATCGTGTGGACACAACTGATCTTTCCGTAGTTGGTGCTAAAGTGCCCGGAGGGCATAATGTACATAGCCCGCAGCGTTAGCTGTGGTAATAGAAATACGTAGAAGACCCGTTGCTCTGCAAGGCGTCCTTCGCCTCGCAGCATTATTCTATCGCCTTTGGCGATAATGAGCGATTCACATATTGTCAAAAGTCCTTATTCTTCCCATTCCCCCAGTCCCTGTCTTACCAATACCAGTTCTTCGCCCGTCGCATCAATGACTGTTGACGGGACCATACCGCCGATGCCACCCTCTACCACAATATCAACGACGTTTTGGTATTTATCATGAATGATCTCCGGGTCGGTATAATCCTCCACCAGTTCGCCGGGCAGCGTGGTACTTAAAATGGGGTGGCCCAGTTCTTCTATCAGCGCCATGGTGATCTTATTGTCCGGCACTCGTATGCCCACCGTAGCCTTTTTACTATGTAATATTTTAGGTACCTGCTTGCTGGCTTCTAATATGAAAGTGTACGGGCCCGGAAGGTATTCCTTCATCGTTCTGAAGGTGCTGTTGGAAAGCTGCTTTGCAAAATCGCTCAGGTGGCTGAGGTTGGCGCATACAAAAGAGAACTGCGCTTTTTTGGGGTCGATCTGTTTGATCCATGCAATACGTTCTATCGCTTTTGTCTGAAAAATATCGCAGCCGAGCCCGTAGATCGTATCCGTTGGATAAACAATAATGCCCCCGTTTCTCAAACTATCAGCCACTTGCTTGATCAGCCGCGGTTGCGGGTCCTTGGGATGGATGGATATTAGCATAATAAAAGGTACTACAAATATCGGTTGAAAAGTTCACAGAGTTGTTATGAATGAACATTCCCTGTAAACCTATCAACGCTTAAACTTGTCAACTGCTACTGAATAGTCCATACTTCCTTCCCCCGCAGCAATGCATCCAGGTCCGGTGTCTTGCGTGCAATGGCGTCTTCCAGTTGCAGCGCCATCATTTCTTCATAACAGGGACGGTCGTTTTCATAAAACACGCCAAAGGGTCGTGGTAAGTGCCCTTCCAGCGCAGGATTGTCAAAAATGCGGGTTAATAACTGCGCTTTGAAAATATCTTTTTCATCATGCACCCAAAGATCATCGGCGCTAAATCCTTCGCCCAGGGTTACCACCTGTGGTTTAAAACCATCCAGGCGAATGCCTTTATTGCCTTCGGCCCCAAAGATCATGGGTTTGCCATGTTCTACAAAGATGGTTTCTTCTACTTTGCTTCCTTTTTCTGTAAACACTTCAAAAGCGCCGTCATTAAAAATATTACAGTTCTGGTAGATCTCCAGGAAAGAAGCACCTTTGTGCTCGTGTGTGCGGATCAGCATTGCCTGCAGGTGCTTGGGATCGCGGTCCATAGTACGTGCAATAAAGCTGGCATCCGCACCCAGGGCCAGCGCCAGCGGGTTGAACGGATGGTCAATGCTTCCAAACGGAGTAGACTTTGTGACCTTATTTTCTTCTGAAGTAGGCGAGTATTGTCCTTTGGTTAAACCATAGATCTGGTTATTGAACAAGAGTACGTTTACATCAAAATTCCGGCGCAACAAGTGGATGGTATGATTACCGCCAATGCTTAAGCCATCCCCATCACCGGTAACGATCCAGACGCTTAACTCGGGCCTGGACGCCTTTAATCCCGAGGCTATCGCAGTAGCACGACCGTGGATCGAATGCATGCCGTAAGTGTTCATATAATAGGGAAAGCGGCTGCTGCACCCGATCCCGGATATAAAAACAATATTTTCTTTGGGTATGTTCAGGCCCGGCATTACCCGTTGCACCTGGGCTAATATGGAATAATCGCCACAGCCGGGGCACCAGCGCACTTCCTGGTCGGTTGCAAAATCTTTGGCTGTTAAGGCGTTTGTTAAAACTTCAGACATCTGCTAAAAAATAATTGTGCAAAGGTAGTTATTCTATGCCATTAATGGCTGTGGCAATGTGGGTGCTAACAAGTGTTCTTTAAACGTAAGTGATTGATGTTCTTTATTTCATAAAAAGCGGTAACTTGTCATTAAATTGTAAAAAACCGAGTTTATGCCGCACAAAAAAATTATGGTCGCCCTCCTGGCGCTGTTTGGGGTCTTTTCCGTAGGAATTTCCTATTCTTTTTATACGCCTCCGCACAATCTGAAAGTATTACCGCAGGATATTACGCATGAAAAGCTGGACAGTATTATGCACGGGTTCAATACCTCGCTGGGGGTTAAATGCGATTTCTGTCATGCTAAAAACAAAAATGGCGACCGGCTGGATTTTGCTTCTGATGAAAACCCGGCTAAAGATGTGGCCCGCAAAATGTTGCGCATGACCATCGACATTAATAAAAATTATTTTCTTACCGATTCCACTATCCACCCCGCTTATTTGAATACGGTAACCTGCAATACCTGTCATAAGGGTGATGCGTACCCCGCAAAATAAGAGCCCATCTGCATTTCATTTGTTGATAGTAGTGGAGTTGCCGAAGTGTGCGATCCCGCTTTCGGCGGGACAGGCTCCAACCTACGCCGATCGTAGTAAAGCAGCAGGTAAGCTGATCATTGCATTTATTTAAACAACCTTACATCATTATGAACAAACGGCCTGTCGCA
Proteins encoded in this region:
- a CDS encoding efflux RND transporter permease subunit — encoded protein: MNKFIKGVLTFSLKNKVFTFIWVGILAIAGFISFKNMPIEAFPDVTNTQIVIITQWNGRSAEEVERFVTTPLELAMSPVQKKTSVRSTTMFGLSIVKIIFDDGVEDMIARNQVNNQLRSVNLPDGVDPEVQPPYGPTGEIYRYILKSPKRDSRDLLTLQNWVVDRALRGVPGVADINVFGGQDKVYELSIDPRKLDKYNLTPLQVYDAVAKSNLNVGGDVIEKNGQSYVVRGIGLLTNIDEIGAITIQTDNGNPILVRNIAEVKESSLPRVGQAGLDSVSDVVQGIVVMRKGENPREVLKGVKDKVNELNTKILPRDVKLETFYDRDNLMDFTTHTVLHNLVEGIVFVTVIVFLFMADWRTTLIVSIIIPLALLFAFLCLKVAGMSANLLSLGAVDFGIIIDGAVVMVEGVFVMLDHKAKQYGMEKFNKLAKAGWIRQTGTGLGKAIFFSKLIIITSLIPIFSFQKVEGKMFSPLAYTLGFALMGALLFTLTLVPVLSHILLNKNVKEKHNVFVEFWDRIVEKGFRFTFRNKRLSLLVALAFLGVTLFSATFLGTEFLPQLNEGSLWVTAEMPMSTSLRESMKTTDELKNVIRSFPEVTGVLSQTGRSNDGTDPNGFGFVQFAVNLKPKEEWKRKITMDKLIEEMDEKLKKYQGITFNYSQPISDNVAEAVAGFKAENGVKIYGDNLQTLDGLAEQVLEKIKTVPGVKEPGIIKNIGQPEVSVLLDRNKMAAYGVQPADAQAVLEMAFGGKTATEMFEGERKFGIRLRYAPEYRKDEEDIARLMVPSQDGAKIPLIEIASIVKDNGAAFIYRDNIKRYIGVKFSIRDRDLGSTIAEAQQKVATLKIPDGYSIGWTGQFENQVRASHRLAQVVPISIIMIFFLLFILFGNMKDSLLVLANVPFALIGGIIALHLTRMNFGISAGVGFIALFGICIQNGVILISEFHSNIKANMPINYAILQGVKVRTRPVVMTALMASIGLLPAALSTGIGSESQKPLAIVIIGGLITATILTLLIFPIIFWIFNRTKKEAIQ
- a CDS encoding L-threonylcarbamoyladenylate synthase, whose translation is MLISIHPKDPQPRLIKQVADSLRNGGIIVYPTDTIYGLGCDIFQTKAIERIAWIKQIDPKKAQFSFVCANLSHLSDFAKQLSNSTFRTMKEYLPGPYTFILEASKQVPKILHSKKATVGIRVPDNKITMALIEELGHPILSTTLPGELVEDYTDPEIIHDKYQNVVDIVVEGGIGGMVPSTVIDATGEELVLVRQGLGEWEE
- a CDS encoding 2-oxoacid:ferredoxin oxidoreductase subunit beta; protein product: MSEVLTNALTAKDFATDQEVRWCPGCGDYSILAQVQRVMPGLNIPKENIVFISGIGCSSRFPYYMNTYGMHSIHGRATAIASGLKASRPELSVWIVTGDGDGLSIGGNHTIHLLRRNFDVNVLLFNNQIYGLTKGQYSPTSEENKVTKSTPFGSIDHPFNPLALALGADASFIARTMDRDPKHLQAMLIRTHEHKGASFLEIYQNCNIFNDGAFEVFTEKGSKVEETIFVEHGKPMIFGAEGNKGIRLDGFKPQVVTLGEGFSADDLWVHDEKDIFKAQLLTRIFDNPALEGHLPRPFGVFYENDRPCYEEMMALQLEDAIARKTPDLDALLRGKEVWTIQ
- a CDS encoding c-type cytochrome, whose protein sequence is MPHKKIMVALLALFGVFSVGISYSFYTPPHNLKVLPQDITHEKLDSIMHGFNTSLGVKCDFCHAKNKNGDRLDFASDENPAKDVARKMLRMTIDINKNYFLTDSTIHPAYLNTVTCNTCHKGDAYPAK